The following proteins come from a genomic window of Nitrospira sp.:
- a CDS encoding site-specific DNA-methyltransferase yields the protein MAKKAKSAAKANQTAPYKHPEAKSLMRPEVGTQAQFKKKKSPKTYRYDSSLSPALDWDAKNPAREQGEALIKQVLDAKSLEEAKAAASKLKSLSKPFLNWAGKVERLSFDVPTLPLFIHERLSTKAIIETLAGHKTDKQEDMFALFGDPQHSITDQVLKSYEYQDDWTNRMVLGDSLVVMNSMLHYEGLGGQVQMIYMDPPYGVKFGSNFQPFVRKRDVSHNDDEDMTREPEMVQAYRDTWELGLHSYLTYLRDRLLLARDLLTPSGSIFVQISDENLHHVREVMDEVFGAENFCGLIVFKKSGGTTSELLGSPCDYLLWYGRDRERTKYHPLFKLKATAGSDDSAYSRVELPGGIRRPMTKEERDDLTLLPPGAKLYRLDNLTSQGFRQFTTVEFEFNGKRYHPGAERNWKTTVDGLNRLVSLNRLEATTGLYYVRHWSDFPVSPLDNNWDDTGIAGFASDKLYVVQTNSKVVDRCLLMSTDPGDLVLDPTCGSGTTAYVAEQWGRRWITADTSRVPLALARQRLLTATFPWYELKDLHRGPAGGFTYKRKQNKKGEEVGGIVPHITLGSIANNEPPAEEVLVDRPEVENGITRVTGPFCVEATIPTPVDWEGDGIEDSGVVSSEAYGSFVDRMLEVLRKSPVLRLEGNKTVTFKNVRPPAKSLSLSAEALIINGQEKAVALVFGPENGAVSEKLVYEAAREAHAKNYTHLYVIGFAIQPNARTLVEKCVDVMGVPATYVQATPDLMMGDLLKNMRSSQIFSVCGQPEIKVIRTKDKQYEVELLGLDVFDPITMDVTHRSGNDVPAWLLDTDYNDLCFHVSQAFFPRTSAWDNLKKALKGEYEESVWDHLSGTTSAPFEAGEHKQIAVKVIDDRGNELLVVKKL from the coding sequence ATGGCCAAGAAAGCCAAGTCTGCTGCAAAGGCGAACCAGACCGCTCCCTACAAGCATCCTGAGGCGAAGAGCCTCATGCGACCGGAGGTGGGGACGCAGGCACAGTTTAAGAAGAAGAAATCTCCGAAGACCTACCGCTACGATTCATCGCTCTCACCTGCCCTGGATTGGGACGCCAAGAACCCGGCTCGTGAGCAGGGGGAGGCTCTCATCAAGCAAGTCCTCGACGCGAAAAGCCTCGAAGAAGCAAAAGCCGCCGCATCCAAGCTCAAGAGCCTGAGCAAGCCCTTCCTCAATTGGGCTGGGAAAGTCGAGCGGCTTTCTTTTGATGTGCCAACCTTGCCGCTCTTTATCCATGAGCGGCTCTCCACTAAAGCCATCATCGAAACGCTGGCCGGACACAAGACCGACAAGCAAGAGGACATGTTCGCCCTCTTCGGCGATCCACAGCACTCGATTACCGATCAGGTGTTGAAATCGTATGAGTATCAGGATGACTGGACCAACCGGATGGTGCTTGGCGATTCGCTCGTCGTGATGAACTCGATGCTGCACTACGAAGGCCTGGGCGGCCAAGTGCAGATGATCTATATGGACCCGCCCTACGGCGTGAAGTTCGGCAGCAACTTCCAGCCCTTCGTTCGCAAGCGAGACGTGAGTCACAACGACGATGAAGACATGACCCGCGAGCCCGAAATGGTTCAGGCCTATCGGGATACGTGGGAACTGGGACTGCACTCGTACTTGACGTATCTGCGCGACCGGCTGCTCCTTGCCCGCGATCTGCTCACCCCGAGCGGCAGTATCTTTGTCCAGATCAGCGACGAGAACTTGCACCATGTTCGGGAAGTAATGGATGAGGTGTTTGGGGCGGAGAATTTCTGCGGGTTGATTGTTTTTAAAAAGTCAGGCGGAACAACAAGTGAGCTACTCGGGTCTCCTTGCGACTATCTTCTGTGGTATGGCCGAGATCGAGAGCGAACTAAATATCATCCATTATTCAAACTTAAGGCGACTGCTGGCAGCGACGATAGCGCCTATTCTCGCGTTGAACTTCCCGGTGGTATCAGACGACCTATGACCAAGGAAGAGCGAGATGATCTTACACTGTTGCCTCCGGGTGCCAAGCTTTACCGATTAGACAATTTAACCAGCCAGGGGTTTCGTCAATTCACAACTGTTGAGTTCGAGTTCAATGGAAAGCGCTACCATCCTGGGGCAGAGCGGAATTGGAAAACTACCGTTGATGGGTTGAACCGACTGGTCAGTTTAAACCGCCTTGAAGCCACAACTGGACTTTACTACGTTCGCCATTGGAGCGATTTTCCTGTTAGCCCGCTTGATAACAATTGGGATGACACGGGAATTGCCGGTTTTGCTTCAGACAAGCTTTACGTTGTTCAAACAAATTCGAAGGTTGTTGATCGATGTCTTCTCATGTCCACCGATCCAGGTGATCTGGTGCTTGATCCCACGTGTGGCAGCGGAACTACTGCCTATGTCGCCGAGCAATGGGGCAGGCGGTGGATTACGGCAGATACCAGCCGCGTACCGCTAGCTTTGGCTCGGCAACGACTCCTGACGGCAACGTTCCCCTGGTACGAACTGAAAGACCTGCATCGCGGTCCGGCCGGCGGATTCACCTACAAGCGCAAGCAGAACAAGAAGGGTGAAGAGGTTGGCGGCATCGTTCCGCACATTACGCTTGGCAGCATTGCGAACAACGAACCACCGGCTGAAGAAGTGCTGGTGGATCGGCCGGAAGTTGAGAATGGCATCACCAGGGTCACTGGCCCCTTCTGCGTCGAAGCGACTATCCCGACACCAGTAGATTGGGAAGGCGATGGCATCGAAGATTCCGGGGTTGTCTCAAGCGAAGCCTACGGTTCCTTTGTCGACCGGATGCTTGAAGTGCTCCGCAAGAGCCCAGTTCTTCGATTAGAAGGCAACAAGACCGTCACCTTCAAGAACGTCCGACCTCCTGCGAAGTCACTCTCGCTGTCCGCCGAGGCATTGATCATCAATGGCCAGGAAAAGGCCGTGGCATTGGTGTTTGGACCGGAGAACGGCGCGGTGAGTGAGAAGCTGGTCTATGAAGCAGCGCGCGAGGCCCATGCGAAGAACTACACCCATCTCTACGTCATCGGTTTTGCCATCCAGCCGAACGCGCGCACGTTGGTGGAGAAATGTGTGGATGTGATGGGTGTTCCGGCCACCTATGTCCAAGCCACGCCGGACTTGATGATGGGCGACTTGCTCAAGAATATGCGGTCGAGCCAAATCTTCAGCGTCTGTGGGCAGCCAGAGATTAAGGTTATTCGGACTAAGGATAAACAATACGAAGTCGAGCTACTCGGTCTGGATGTGTTCGATCCCATTACGATGGACGTGACGCACCGAAGCGGTAACGATGTACCGGCCTGGCTCCTTGATACTGACTACAATGACCTCTGTTTTCATGTCTCGCAAGCTTTCTTTCCCCGCACCAGCGCCTGGGACAATCTGAAGAAAGCCCTCAAGGGCGAATATGAAGAATCCGTGTGGGATCATCTTTCCGGGACGACGAGCGCGCCGTTCGAGGCAGGCGAGCACAAACAGATTGCCGTGAAAGTGATTGACGATCGAGGGAATGAATTGCTGGTGGTGAAGAAGCTGTGA
- a CDS encoding 4Fe-4S ferredoxin, which yields MATNPSYGRRDFLKDSVISTVKAARELVKEAEGVPVEPPPPPMRMDWLRPPGAVEESLFLERCTKCNDCVTACPPGAITAHPRDGTPLLFADQSPCVLCEDLPCIIACGTEALLPVEGINHVRMGIATVSHRLCTAGQGCHACVSKCPTDALAMDVASLQLSVMKEACVGCGMCEMICKTVNDHVAIRVVPSRQLAGG from the coding sequence GTGGCAACTAACCCCTCATACGGTCGGCGGGATTTCCTGAAAGACTCCGTTATCTCTACCGTCAAAGCCGCGCGCGAACTCGTCAAAGAGGCTGAGGGTGTTCCAGTGGAGCCGCCGCCTCCGCCGATGCGTATGGACTGGCTGCGTCCCCCTGGTGCGGTAGAAGAATCGCTGTTCCTTGAACGTTGTACGAAGTGCAATGATTGTGTCACGGCCTGTCCGCCAGGCGCGATCACGGCTCATCCTCGGGATGGGACACCCCTACTTTTCGCCGATCAGTCGCCCTGCGTGTTATGTGAGGACCTTCCTTGTATTATCGCCTGTGGGACAGAGGCGCTCCTTCCGGTCGAGGGGATCAACCATGTCCGAATGGGAATTGCGACAGTTTCACATAGACTTTGCACGGCAGGGCAAGGCTGCCATGCCTGTGTCTCGAAGTGTCCGACGGATGCCCTTGCGATGGACGTGGCGTCCCTGCAGCTTTCCGTGATGAAGGAAGCCTGTGTTGGCTGTGGAATGTGTGAGATGATCTGTAAAACCGTCAATGACCATGTCGCAATCCGTGTGGTACCGTCGAGGCAGTTGGCAGGAGGTTGA
- a CDS encoding thioredoxin family protein, with protein sequence MAMTSTMLPLGTTAPPFALHDVVSGQRYSLDSFAAKTGLLVMFICRHCPYVVHIEQELARLGRDYHDTSLGIMAISSNDPVSYPDDAPPQLKEMVVRLGLTFPFCHDETQEIAKAYRAACTPEFYLFGEDRRLAYHGQLDESRPGNNKPVTGQDLRSAIQAVLTGKSVEGTQRPGIGCSIKWKPGNAPPYA encoded by the coding sequence ATGGCTATGACCTCGACCATGCTTCCACTTGGTACCACAGCACCGCCATTCGCCTTGCACGACGTAGTGAGCGGGCAACGGTATTCCCTCGACTCGTTCGCCGCCAAGACAGGGCTGCTCGTCATGTTCATCTGCCGCCACTGTCCCTATGTGGTGCACATCGAGCAGGAACTTGCCCGACTTGGACGTGACTACCACGACACGAGCTTAGGGATCATGGCCATCAGCAGCAATGACCCGGTCAGCTATCCCGATGATGCACCGCCGCAGCTCAAAGAAATGGTCGTACGCCTGGGCTTAACCTTTCCATTCTGTCACGATGAGACACAGGAGATCGCAAAGGCCTATCGCGCTGCCTGCACCCCAGAATTCTATCTTTTTGGTGAAGATCGTCGACTGGCCTACCATGGACAACTCGATGAGAGTCGGCCCGGCAACAACAAGCCAGTCACCGGCCAGGATCTCCGCTCAGCCATCCAAGCAGTCCTCACCGGCAAATCGGTCGAGGGTACCCAAAGACCCGGCATTGGCTGCAGTATCAAGTGGAAACCGGGCAATGCCCCACCTTACGCTTGA
- a CDS encoding WD40 repeat domain-containing protein, with product MPEPTMTPPLPGVSSEIVAASTPPIDFLNFWEADCREVNTFRGHSHGVWVVAFSPDGSTLASGGAERLVRMWDIETGRLLRSLRGHTHDIRAVVFTPDGQTLATGSEDRTIRLWNGKTGEPMKLLFSRYDHNVCSLSLSPDGLMLARGSYNKDIKIWEVTTGTELMTLLGKDEYDHHWSVCVAFSPDGIHLASGTDIGKIKMWEVLPSGEETVLHDGHWRKNQEDSTETRGYYIEDDGGFQKPMDYWIGAMTFTPDAKLLITGSRDTTIKLFEMPGVVEKKSLTGHKSWVRSLAVSPDGKVLVSASDDETIKFWDLSTGRNFRTLKGHGGGVRCITFSPDGKRLASASWDRTVKLWEGGEKTKE from the coding sequence ATGCCGGAACCGACCATGACTCCACCACTCCCTGGCGTCTCCTCAGAGATCGTCGCCGCATCAACACCTCCGATCGACTTTTTGAACTTCTGGGAAGCCGACTGTCGGGAAGTGAATACGTTCCGTGGCCATTCGCACGGAGTCTGGGTGGTCGCCTTTTCCCCTGATGGATCGACGCTCGCCAGCGGCGGCGCTGAACGCCTCGTGCGCATGTGGGACATCGAAACCGGCCGGCTCCTGCGTTCCCTGCGCGGTCACACCCATGATATTCGCGCCGTTGTCTTCACACCGGACGGACAGACCTTGGCCACTGGGAGTGAGGACCGCACCATCAGGTTGTGGAACGGCAAGACCGGCGAGCCCATGAAGCTCCTGTTCTCACGGTACGATCATAACGTCTGCAGCCTGTCGCTCTCGCCGGATGGGCTCATGCTCGCGCGTGGCAGCTATAACAAAGACATCAAGATTTGGGAAGTCACCACGGGAACCGAGCTGATGACGTTGCTCGGGAAGGATGAGTACGACCATCACTGGTCAGTCTGTGTGGCCTTCTCCCCAGACGGCATTCATCTGGCCAGCGGAACTGACATCGGAAAGATCAAGATGTGGGAGGTCCTCCCGAGCGGCGAGGAAACAGTTCTCCACGACGGGCATTGGCGGAAAAACCAGGAAGATTCCACCGAGACCCGCGGCTACTATATCGAGGATGACGGCGGTTTCCAAAAACCCATGGACTACTGGATCGGGGCCATGACCTTTACCCCGGACGCGAAACTCTTGATCACCGGCAGCCGGGATACCACGATCAAGCTGTTCGAGATGCCGGGCGTCGTTGAGAAGAAATCCCTCACCGGCCACAAAAGCTGGGTCCGCAGTCTCGCTGTGTCGCCGGATGGGAAAGTCTTGGTCAGCGCGAGCGACGACGAGACCATCAAGTTTTGGGATCTATCCACCGGCCGCAACTTCCGGACACTCAAAGGCCATGGTGGCGGTGTGCGTTGTATCACCTTTTCTCCGGATGGCAAACGCCTCGCCAGCGCCTCCTGGGATCGGACCGTGAAGCTCTGGGAAGGTGGAGAGAAAACGAAAGAGTAA
- a CDS encoding radical SAM protein encodes MKVSLLFPPTWHPSQPYLSLPSLTGFLHQGGVSDVSQRDLGIELLDTVLTREYAAEVYQQLIAKQRDLERTQTGETGSGSREHYAKVTDSLDRFSYLVDRIELAKDTLRSEGFYDPDAYRASLFMIDKWLEVVSSVYFPTRLTVVDNQFGNYSIYSSKDLMKVIRDEGQNPYLSLFRDRFIPSIVNDRPDLIGVSITATSQIIPGLTLCRLIKEAAPDLHVTIGGSIFTRLVDNIRRCPSLFELADDIVVFEGETALLELVNQLAGKKDYSKVPNLIYRQNGKITVNQPFYSENVNQLPAPNYDGFPLDRYLSPEPVLPVQFSRGCYYKDCAFCALTLDHQNFRQKDPGRTIEELQWLKQRYGARHFFFTDECFALAPTRRLCQQMIEKQLDIKWTCEMRFEKNLSRELLTSMRDAGCLKIVFGLESFNQRIMDFMKKGIKQEWVRRVTGDCVDLGIAVHCYIIVGFPTEKEEEALETMNFIVENKQLHESYGFSCQPCLFDLEKEAPIMNDPGGYGIRRIMRPSAEDLSLGFFYEVQEGMTPDEAERLYQYVYGRISEVVCELPFNYAMADGLLYISRAKEGAGQASVAAH; translated from the coding sequence ATGAAAGTCTCGCTGCTTTTCCCCCCAACCTGGCATCCGTCTCAGCCTTATCTCAGTTTGCCGTCTCTGACCGGGTTTTTGCACCAGGGTGGGGTTTCTGACGTCTCGCAGCGCGACCTTGGTATCGAATTGTTGGATACCGTGCTGACCAGAGAGTATGCGGCTGAAGTCTACCAGCAGTTGATCGCCAAGCAGCGCGACCTTGAGCGGACTCAGACCGGGGAGACGGGTTCTGGAAGTCGCGAGCATTACGCGAAGGTGACCGATTCGCTCGATCGGTTCTCCTATCTCGTCGATCGGATTGAGCTCGCCAAGGACACCTTGCGCAGCGAAGGATTTTACGATCCTGACGCCTATCGAGCGAGTTTGTTCATGATCGACAAATGGTTGGAAGTTGTTTCCTCTGTGTATTTTCCGACCAGACTGACCGTTGTGGATAATCAATTTGGGAACTACTCCATCTATTCCTCGAAAGATTTGATGAAGGTCATTCGTGACGAAGGGCAGAATCCTTATCTGAGCCTCTTCCGGGATCGATTCATTCCCTCGATCGTGAATGACCGTCCTGATCTCATCGGGGTCTCGATTACGGCCACGTCTCAGATCATCCCTGGCCTCACCCTCTGTCGGCTGATCAAGGAGGCCGCACCGGACCTTCACGTGACGATTGGGGGCAGCATCTTCACTCGTCTCGTGGACAACATTCGTCGCTGCCCGAGCCTCTTCGAATTGGCCGACGATATTGTTGTGTTTGAGGGCGAAACGGCCTTGCTGGAATTGGTCAATCAGCTGGCGGGCAAGAAGGATTACAGTAAGGTTCCCAACCTGATCTATCGGCAGAATGGCAAGATTACGGTCAATCAACCGTTCTATTCAGAAAATGTCAATCAACTCCCGGCGCCGAACTATGATGGATTCCCGCTGGATCGCTATTTGTCGCCGGAGCCGGTCTTGCCGGTCCAGTTTTCGCGAGGCTGTTATTACAAGGATTGTGCATTCTGTGCCCTGACCCTCGACCATCAGAATTTTCGACAGAAAGACCCTGGCCGAACGATCGAGGAGCTGCAATGGCTCAAACAACGCTATGGGGCGCGCCATTTCTTTTTTACCGACGAATGCTTTGCGCTGGCGCCGACAAGGCGGTTGTGCCAGCAGATGATCGAAAAACAGCTTGATATCAAATGGACCTGCGAGATGCGGTTCGAGAAAAATCTCTCACGTGAGCTGCTGACGTCGATGCGGGATGCCGGGTGTTTGAAGATCGTCTTCGGGCTGGAGTCCTTTAATCAGCGCATCATGGATTTCATGAAGAAGGGGATCAAGCAGGAATGGGTTCGGCGCGTCACAGGCGACTGTGTCGATCTTGGGATTGCGGTGCATTGTTACATCATCGTTGGGTTCCCCACGGAAAAAGAAGAAGAAGCGCTTGAAACTATGAACTTTATCGTCGAAAACAAGCAACTCCACGAGTCGTATGGATTCTCTTGCCAGCCCTGCCTGTTCGACCTGGAAAAAGAAGCGCCGATTATGAACGACCCCGGCGGGTATGGGATTCGACGAATCATGCGTCCGTCGGCGGAGGACCTGAGCCTCGGGTTTTTCTATGAAGTGCAAGAGGGTATGACTCCCGACGAGGCCGAGCGACTGTATCAGTATGTCTATGGGCGGATCAGTGAAGTCGTGTGCGAGCTTCCCTTCAACTATGCGATGGCCGATGGGTTACTCTACATCTCACGGGCGAAGGAAGGAGCCGGACAGGCGTCGGTGGCGGCACATTGA
- a CDS encoding DUF541 domain-containing protein, with the protein MLIAWLLVLLLGAPAMTLAHDETKPETPTLTVSETGTVTHAPDTAFVTFGLETAGKSLTEAQKRNSAVMSKVMDRLRDLQIDKERIQTSSFTVSPQYRPPPSRPADVQPTSPEIVGYVVSNMVTVEIRILDRVGAVIEEVLKAGANSFQGLHWGLRDERSVRLNALKQAADKAREKAAVLSEALQVKLARVLSIHEGGHMIRPAAAMARMAMESGAGDVPISPGELKIEATVTLVYEVASN; encoded by the coding sequence ATGTTGATCGCTTGGCTGTTAGTGCTGTTGTTAGGGGCTCCGGCTATGACGCTGGCGCATGATGAGACGAAGCCCGAGACGCCGACCCTCACGGTCAGCGAAACCGGGACGGTGACGCACGCACCGGATACGGCTTTTGTGACGTTCGGCTTGGAGACTGCCGGCAAATCACTCACCGAAGCGCAGAAGCGGAACAGCGCCGTTATGAGCAAAGTCATGGACCGGCTACGAGATCTGCAGATTGACAAGGAACGTATCCAAACCTCGTCCTTTACAGTCTCCCCGCAATATCGACCGCCGCCGAGTCGTCCGGCTGATGTGCAGCCTACTTCTCCGGAAATTGTCGGCTACGTCGTGAGCAATATGGTGACGGTGGAAATCCGCATTCTTGACAGAGTCGGCGCGGTGATCGAAGAAGTCTTGAAGGCCGGTGCGAATAGCTTTCAGGGATTGCACTGGGGGTTGCGCGATGAACGATCGGTACGTCTGAATGCCCTGAAGCAGGCGGCGGACAAGGCGCGCGAGAAAGCAGCGGTGCTGAGCGAGGCGCTGCAGGTGAAACTCGCGCGGGTGCTATCAATTCATGAGGGTGGCCATATGATCAGGCCCGCTGCTGCCATGGCACGCATGGCAATGGAGTCGGGCGCAGGTGATGTGCCGATCTCACCGGGGGAACTGAAGATTGAGGCAACGGTGACGCTGGTCTATGAAGTTGCGTCGAACTGA
- a CDS encoding nitrite oxidoreductase, gamma subunit — MRVAQTTNKKLVFAILLSALTVGLMLTLGRVPLAVSQPVTIPAKTVKGPIPMDGANPMWESVPGVVVPLSGQLITTPMHPNISVKSVFVKAMTNGKDIGMRLEWIDQTKNDTAIGPQDFRDQVAVMFPVNTAGAPPFQCMGQSGGTTNIWRWNAEWQKDLGKDSAGIWDVDDQYPGIFWDYYFEEPAGGVTYPDRIGRSLGPFNSGIWSGNIMSDPTLRVSSVEDLSANGFSTLTTQAHQDVIGNGVWEPSGSVKGGAYSGPTWRVVVKRSLESGDANDVQFKGGMSVPIAFAVWDGANVERNGMKSLSTWFTLKL, encoded by the coding sequence ATGAGGGTAGCGCAGACGACCAACAAGAAATTGGTGTTTGCCATTCTTCTCTCCGCCCTCACTGTCGGCCTGATGCTGACGTTGGGGCGAGTACCACTGGCCGTCAGTCAACCGGTGACGATACCGGCGAAGACGGTGAAGGGCCCAATTCCCATGGATGGCGCCAACCCCATGTGGGAAAGTGTTCCAGGCGTGGTCGTTCCGTTGAGCGGTCAGCTCATCACGACACCGATGCATCCGAATATTTCGGTGAAGTCGGTATTCGTCAAGGCGATGACCAACGGCAAGGATATTGGGATGCGGCTGGAGTGGATTGATCAAACGAAGAATGACACGGCGATCGGTCCGCAAGACTTCAGGGACCAGGTTGCGGTGATGTTTCCGGTGAATACGGCGGGGGCTCCGCCGTTCCAGTGTATGGGACAGTCCGGTGGGACGACCAACATTTGGCGGTGGAATGCGGAATGGCAGAAGGACCTTGGCAAGGACAGCGCGGGGATTTGGGATGTCGACGATCAGTATCCTGGGATTTTCTGGGATTATTACTTTGAAGAGCCGGCGGGGGGCGTCACCTATCCAGACCGTATTGGTCGGAGCCTGGGGCCATTCAACTCCGGTATCTGGTCGGGAAACATCATGTCTGATCCGACGCTTCGCGTGAGTTCCGTTGAAGATTTGAGCGCGAACGGCTTCAGCACCCTCACGACGCAAGCTCACCAGGACGTCATCGGAAACGGTGTCTGGGAACCGTCGGGATCCGTCAAGGGTGGAGCGTATTCAGGGCCGACATGGCGGGTTGTCGTGAAGCGGTCGCTGGAGAGCGGTGATGCGAACGACGTGCAATTTAAAGGGGGGATGTCGGTGCCGATTGCCTTCGCAGTGTGGGATGGTGCCAACGTTGAGCGAAACGGCATGAAGTCGCTGTCGACCTGGTTCACGTTGAAGCTGTAG
- a CDS encoding DUF4258 domain-containing protein produces MVSERIIPENPLTFIQRCIRERRILWTYHVQMRLKGRTIRRDALLRAVETYDIIESYPDDKYLPSYLILCQSDEGAAHLQIATDVPGDNVRIVTVYRPSPREWEPDFRTRRKNP; encoded by the coding sequence ATGGTCAGCGAGCGTATCATTCCGGAGAATCCGCTCACTTTTATCCAACGCTGCATACGAGAGCGACGGATACTGTGGACGTATCATGTGCAGATGCGGCTGAAGGGACGCACGATTCGTCGGGATGCTCTTCTCCGTGCTGTGGAGACCTATGACATCATCGAGTCCTATCCCGATGACAAGTATTTGCCGAGTTATTTGATCCTGTGTCAGTCGGATGAAGGGGCGGCGCATCTCCAGATTGCGACCGATGTTCCGGGAGACAATGTCCGCATCGTAACGGTGTACCGGCCGAGTCCTCGCGAGTGGGAACCGGATTTCAGAACCAGGAGGAAGAACCCATGA
- a CDS encoding tetratricopeptide repeat protein: MIMENVGPTSVQSETLLDPGDQPLTPDEEISGIEKLLVDEPDDFQARCRLGELYFSKGRLDDALAEVKKAIEMAESLRTEMNRSLAMYYANLGTIYATKSMADEAEAEFRHALDIFPHDVLALFNLGRLYADKKKYMEAKGYYERLVEITPDDPIAWYNLAGVYIELDNPQVSDYNTIDMGIQCYLRTLELDPKHLESSFKLMEIALSHKKTDLAVRVMESAVEHNPDEPLAYYNLISVYDKCKMFDQAEEARKRLKERFSKKPKDSPKS; encoded by the coding sequence ATGATTATGGAAAATGTAGGACCGACATCAGTGCAGTCAGAAACCCTTCTTGACCCCGGCGATCAGCCGCTTACTCCGGATGAAGAGATCTCTGGGATCGAAAAGTTGTTGGTCGACGAACCTGATGACTTTCAGGCTCGCTGTCGACTCGGTGAATTGTACTTCAGTAAGGGGCGGCTCGACGATGCGTTGGCGGAGGTCAAGAAAGCCATTGAGATGGCGGAATCTCTTCGTACGGAAATGAATCGCTCACTGGCCATGTATTACGCGAATCTGGGAACGATCTATGCGACGAAGAGCATGGCCGATGAAGCCGAGGCCGAGTTTCGGCATGCGCTGGATATTTTCCCTCATGATGTCCTGGCGCTATTCAACCTGGGGAGGCTCTACGCAGACAAGAAGAAATACATGGAGGCCAAGGGATACTACGAACGCCTCGTTGAGATCACGCCGGATGATCCGATCGCTTGGTATAATCTTGCCGGCGTCTATATCGAGCTGGATAATCCCCAAGTATCCGATTACAACACGATCGATATGGGCATTCAGTGCTATCTTCGAACCTTGGAGCTGGATCCGAAGCATTTGGAGTCAAGCTTCAAGCTCATGGAAATCGCGCTCAGTCATAAGAAGACCGATTTGGCAGTCAGGGTCATGGAGAGTGCAGTGGAGCACAATCCGGATGAACCGCTCGCGTATTACAACCTTATCAGCGTGTATGACAAGTGCAAGATGTTTGACCAGGCGGAAGAAGCCCGCAAACGGTTGAAAGAGCGGTTTTCCAAGAAGCCGAAGGATAGTCCGAAGTCCTAA
- a CDS encoding type II toxin-antitoxin system HicB family antitoxin, translating to MKDYHINIFYSDADKGYIADIPDLGACSAFGKTPAEALKQAQLAKKAWLETARAEGKPIPRPRYRPVIYQTGS from the coding sequence ATGAAGGATTATCACATCAACATCTTCTACAGCGATGCCGACAAGGGCTACATTGCCGACATTCCTGATCTCGGTGCCTGTTCGGCATTTGGCAAAACACCGGCGGAAGCGCTCAAGCAGGCGCAACTGGCCAAGAAGGCTTGGCTAGAAACCGCCCGTGCCGAAGGCAAACCCATTCCCCGTCCACGGTACCGGCCTGTGATTTATCAAACCGGCTCATGA
- a CDS encoding YgiT-type zinc finger protein encodes MRCRVCGGHMQRETTDLPFKHSDRSIVVIKSLPVLLCDNCTEYSFEDSVMAVVETILDAVDEAAELSVIKFAA; translated from the coding sequence ATGAGATGCCGAGTCTGTGGAGGGCACATGCAACGGGAGACGACAGACTTGCCGTTTAAGCACAGCGACCGGTCTATTGTCGTGATTAAGAGCCTGCCCGTCCTGCTCTGTGACAACTGCACGGAATACTCCTTTGAGGATTCCGTCATGGCGGTCGTAGAAACAATACTCGATGCGGTGGATGAGGCTGCTGAATTGAGTGTGATCAAATTTGCCGCCTGA